The following proteins are encoded in a genomic region of Bernardetia sp. MNP-M8:
- a CDS encoding M1 family metallopeptidase has product MQHFSLQLKTIFSSLVLFSLFTACNPEKKSIETTDSITEIDSTNQMTTSTPTDIHTFAMPEDAKITHLDLKLNVDFENKMLSGIATYDVEIQNNIDKIYLDTRSLTIENVEVDGQKANFELATEDKNLGQKLTIPVTDESKKVTITYKTSSDAEALQWLSPSQTAGKKSPFLFTQSQAILARTWVPTQDSPGIRFTYTAEVTVPKDLMAVMSAENPQQKNDSGIYSFKMEQPIPAYLLALAVGDLRFQPIGERTGVYAEPSVISKAAYEFEEMDKMLEAAETLYGKYAWGRYDLIVLPPSFPFGGMENPRLTFATPTILAGDRSLTSLVAHELAHSWSGNLVTNATWNDFWLNEGFTVYFENRIMEEVYGKDYAEMLALISYQDLKSEVAAMTSAGSAEDTKLKLDLTDRNPDDGVTSIAYDKGFYLLKLIENTVGREKFDTFLNKYFTEYAFKTTNTEDFLTYLDKNLLSQVEGSMETINPKKWIYETGIPANIPKIESERYDKSIAAAQSWKDGTPAAQLDTKDWTYQQWLFFLRALPNQLSSQQMDELDKKFKFSETGNNEVLGEWLVKVAHNQYEKSYPQLRKFLVNVGRRKFLSPIYSELIANEKTIPLAKEIYEEAKPNYHFVASSSIEKMLAKKEDK; this is encoded by the coding sequence AATTGATTCTACTAATCAAATGACTACTTCAACGCCCACTGATATTCATACTTTTGCTATGCCAGAAGATGCAAAAATCACACATTTAGACTTAAAATTAAATGTAGATTTTGAAAATAAAATGCTTTCAGGAATTGCTACTTATGATGTAGAAATACAAAATAATATAGACAAGATCTATTTAGATACTCGTAGCCTGACCATCGAAAATGTAGAAGTAGATGGACAAAAAGCAAACTTCGAACTTGCAACAGAAGACAAAAATTTGGGGCAAAAACTGACTATTCCAGTTACCGATGAGTCTAAAAAAGTAACCATTACTTACAAAACCTCATCAGATGCAGAGGCTCTACAATGGCTTTCTCCTTCACAAACAGCAGGAAAGAAAAGTCCATTTTTGTTTACTCAATCACAGGCTATTTTGGCTCGTACATGGGTTCCTACACAAGACAGTCCAGGTATTCGTTTTACTTATACGGCTGAGGTAACTGTTCCTAAAGACCTTATGGCAGTAATGAGTGCAGAAAATCCACAGCAAAAAAATGACTCAGGTATTTATAGTTTTAAGATGGAGCAACCAATTCCTGCTTATCTTTTAGCTCTTGCAGTTGGCGATTTACGTTTTCAGCCAATTGGCGAACGTACAGGTGTGTATGCAGAACCTTCTGTAATTAGTAAAGCTGCTTATGAGTTTGAGGAAATGGATAAAATGTTAGAAGCTGCCGAAACGCTTTATGGCAAATACGCATGGGGACGTTATGATTTGATTGTATTACCTCCTAGTTTTCCTTTTGGAGGAATGGAAAATCCTCGTCTTACTTTTGCAACACCTACTATTTTGGCTGGCGACCGTTCGCTCACTTCTTTAGTTGCTCACGAATTAGCTCACTCTTGGTCTGGAAATTTGGTAACTAATGCGACGTGGAATGACTTTTGGCTTAACGAAGGTTTTACTGTTTATTTTGAAAACAGAATAATGGAAGAAGTCTATGGAAAAGATTATGCTGAAATGTTAGCTCTTATTTCATACCAAGATTTAAAAAGTGAAGTAGCTGCCATGACTTCAGCAGGAAGTGCAGAAGACACAAAACTCAAATTAGATCTTACAGACCGTAATCCAGATGATGGAGTAACTTCAATTGCTTACGACAAAGGTTTTTATCTCTTAAAATTAATTGAAAACACAGTAGGTCGTGAAAAATTTGATACTTTTTTAAATAAGTATTTTACTGAATATGCTTTCAAAACAACAAATACAGAAGACTTCTTAACTTATTTAGATAAAAATCTTTTGTCACAAGTAGAAGGTTCTATGGAAACTATCAATCCAAAAAAATGGATTTATGAAACAGGCATTCCTGCTAATATTCCAAAAATTGAATCTGAACGTTACGACAAATCTATTGCAGCAGCACAATCTTGGAAAGATGGAACACCAGCAGCACAATTAGACACAAAAGATTGGACATATCAACAATGGTTATTCTTCCTTCGTGCTTTACCAAATCAGCTTAGTTCACAACAAATGGATGAATTAGACAAAAAATTTAAATTTTCAGAAACTGGAAACAATGAAGTTTTGGGAGAATGGCTTGTAAAAGTAGCTCATAACCAATATGAAAAGTCGTATCCTCAACTGCGTAAATTCTTGGTAAATGTAGGGCGAAGAAAGTTTTTAAGTCCTATCTATTCAGAACTTATCGCAAACGAAAAAACGATTCCTTTAGCAAAAGAAATTTACGAAGAAGCAAAACCAAATTATCACTTTGTAGCTTCATCTAGTATTGAAAAGATGTTAGCAAAGAAAGAAGATAAATAA
- a CDS encoding metalloregulator ArsR/SmtB family transcription factor, translating to MESNLKNNIESNLEEKTLQIDVETLERAAFILKTVAHPVRLGILKLLEKEERLSVNQICEGLEVEQSLTSHHLSNMKLKGILSSKREGKNVYYSLRERNILNLFKCLEGCDCIMF from the coding sequence ATGGAATCTAATTTAAAAAATAATATAGAATCTAATCTTGAAGAAAAAACATTGCAAATTGATGTAGAAACACTAGAAAGAGCTGCTTTTATTCTCAAAACTGTTGCTCATCCTGTTCGTTTAGGTATTTTGAAATTATTGGAAAAAGAGGAGCGTTTGTCAGTAAATCAAATTTGTGAAGGCTTGGAAGTCGAACAATCACTTACTTCTCATCACCTCTCAAATATGAAATTAAAAGGAATTTTGTCTTCCAAAAGAGAAGGAAAAAACGTTTATTATTCGCTTAGAGAACGAAATATCTTGAATCTTTTTAAGTGTTTGGAAGGATGTGATTGTATTATGTTTTAG
- a CDS encoding gliding motility-associated C-terminal domain-containing protein encodes MKKLFLFLLFTLFLVPSFYIFAQDPCIRTSEGREFWVGFLDHDGTSGIDTKLYVTSRVAATGTVSSTAGTVVVQNINVPANGSQQINLTPASDYLVNAAQIPQNKGVFVSVSDPISLYALNRKLNSADVALIFPLEALGTEYYTMSFTPNGWGSVFLIVATEDNTAISVTPSRNTSTGSAANTPIDITLNRGQTYLVRSSGTNGSNTDLTGSLISSDKPIAVFSGNIRVNIDGNSSDHAYEQIPSINTWGRNFVTVPSVRENPAVLRSYDYFRIMAQADGTVVTISGQPTPITLNRGEYHTFSTQGNNTPRTIDSNQPIMVGQFTISQQNDINGNPIENADPYFIILSPNQQTLKDINLEALATGNINTFHVDVITKTTNTANILLGGTPMTFDAIAGSNMSYARRNVSPGTYTLTNSSPANDGFIAYVYGYGNFESYGYLAGSSLETVVDVADDVAFCDGVTTDNTLEAPDGFIRYEWRLLPDPTIISTNQDITVSVSGSYELTTENADGCIKKDITEVIFSPPAIADIKYQGSSVYEIRLCDSLGQQTISGFDVSHTTDNSYIWRIAGDPTIIGTTANLIVDNFSATTVYELEVVNAATQCSSAGNGSTFDEITVIFDPTHDVDIVFDGATPDVITFCDSEGEQTIEASLTPLPSDVTYKWFKDGVLMPTETSSTLVVNEFSATTRYRVEALRPDQTLSCLQTDDIVVTFYPVALIQHDGLVSDDELFFCNAQGAQTIRTGIADDPQLEYQWRDITDPANPVDLGTDFELVIDNFSSTRVYEITITDLENGASNPCPLTDVVTVTFFGSEIREVGQTNEPDELTYCAEDGIRTLEVNVTPNLLPFSQIKWFEKNGSVLTQVGTGASLNVDEFQPNIIVTKTYVVQISNPRVDCISEDEIIINFLPPLGLGLIGSTDICDGDQTPITFRLSGSFPMTLTYRKTPLIGSPVIEQVIVGTATTSSPFDYIVQSQGGTYQALALTNDLCELSPVPTTIVEVTVTPKPDVTISSPDTSICANQTTKFVAEGATNYVFYKNGLPMPAGAVANEYEPIAGTFQNGDKIWVIGETNGCPDTSRIMTMIVYPLPVVDLGVDKYKCKTDTAFLVAPQGDFIYDWKKIDTDGNPISVGNGNDTLFVLDTGTYFIRLENAITRCSSISNRVKVFNFDDEVVVDLGQDRTICSPADLPYRLIGSDLSHLAGTTYQWYVAGQNTIIGTDSIFDVTEENTYSLVVQDPRGCQISDTVRINFAPTPDFVITGHENPNCSTFDTLRIERSNVKGMIINWFGNGIVSTSDSSKVAIVNVSGTYTATITDTTTSANCSYTQSVEVFVRPNIDLGITTTATSDTIRICEGDSLVLDAFRPEHNNNFNYQWRVIESNTVVSTKSKIAIRQTMVDNYIANRFEVKVTDPNLTGGGNCSILDTIIVRFDRKSGVQIDSNFIKTLCLGQTQTLSAVGADSYQWSNGETTQTIEVTPTQAGFYTFIVKGIFSTPNRCGASADTIKFRVVPVPEIDIPEEVVICENDSVEVDAFLPSHQPRYVYEWKNENTGEIIDTTAIHVFKQDSSNINYEPQTYRVGVYDTLGGGRCGAESLITVTFNRSATTKIIASDTLVCVGEQITLRATGATNFLWNTGETTQEITFSSDSAGIFRYTVIGSYGDGTNTNVCQSTEKSILVQFKAIPTVTLNTPDSISICAGESVEFIANGGATYMWSHSPTASGDTVVVNPTNTTTYIVTGFDTLGCSSTDTTVVLVQPKIDLGADKQLCEGDTAVIGAERPEGATYLWNTGQISDSIRVRKSGLYYVEVSINECSYTDSIRVDFKEAPMLSAKDTILCFEDENSDRILHQIGVTINNYDSTATYRYQWFDENNELVGQDSLLSTEFGGTYLVRVTAAYPSACNGITSLEIESNCDPQIFIPSAFTPNNDNLNEEWEIFGRFYSNLRIKVLDRWGMEVYSALQKRSDDEITFWDGTYKGKKVPAGVYYYEVTYTNPTDKSNTIKQTGTVTIIY; translated from the coding sequence ATGAAAAAACTATTTTTATTTTTACTTTTTACGTTATTTTTAGTCCCTTCGTTTTATATTTTTGCTCAAGATCCTTGTATTCGTACTTCTGAAGGACGAGAATTTTGGGTGGGATTTTTGGATCATGATGGAACGTCTGGTATTGATACTAAATTATATGTTACTTCTCGTGTTGCAGCTACTGGTACGGTATCTTCGACAGCAGGAACTGTGGTAGTACAGAATATAAATGTACCTGCTAATGGTTCTCAACAAATCAATTTAACTCCTGCTTCTGACTATCTTGTTAATGCTGCACAAATACCACAAAATAAAGGTGTTTTTGTAAGTGTTTCTGATCCTATAAGTTTGTATGCTCTTAATAGAAAGTTAAACTCGGCTGATGTAGCTTTAATTTTCCCTTTGGAAGCATTAGGTACAGAATATTATACCATGTCATTCACTCCCAATGGTTGGGGATCTGTATTTTTAATAGTAGCTACAGAAGACAACACAGCTATTTCTGTCACTCCTTCAAGGAATACTTCAACAGGAAGTGCTGCAAATACACCAATTGATATTACTCTTAATAGAGGACAAACTTATTTAGTACGTTCTTCTGGCACAAATGGATCAAATACTGATCTTACAGGAAGCCTTATTAGTTCAGACAAACCCATTGCTGTTTTTTCTGGTAATATCCGTGTAAATATAGATGGAAACTCTTCTGACCATGCCTATGAACAAATACCATCTATAAATACTTGGGGAAGAAATTTTGTTACAGTTCCTTCAGTAAGAGAGAACCCTGCTGTACTTCGTAGTTATGACTATTTTAGAATCATGGCACAAGCAGATGGAACAGTAGTAACAATTAGTGGACAACCTACCCCTATCACATTAAATAGAGGTGAATATCATACATTTAGCACTCAAGGTAACAATACACCACGAACTATTGATTCTAATCAACCTATAATGGTAGGACAATTTACTATTTCACAACAAAACGATATAAATGGAAATCCTATTGAAAATGCAGATCCTTATTTCATTATTCTTTCTCCAAATCAACAGACATTAAAAGATATTAACTTAGAAGCTTTAGCTACTGGAAACATAAATACATTTCACGTAGATGTAATCACAAAAACTACAAACACAGCAAATATTCTTTTAGGAGGAACACCCATGACTTTTGATGCTATTGCAGGTTCGAATATGTCGTATGCACGTAGGAATGTAAGTCCAGGCACTTATACACTTACTAATTCTTCCCCAGCTAATGATGGTTTTATAGCTTATGTATACGGATACGGAAATTTTGAATCGTATGGATACCTTGCAGGAAGTAGCCTAGAAACAGTAGTAGATGTAGCTGATGATGTAGCTTTTTGTGATGGAGTAACGACAGATAATACATTAGAAGCCCCTGATGGATTTATTCGTTATGAATGGCGTCTTCTTCCAGACCCAACTATAATTAGTACCAATCAAGATATTACGGTTAGTGTTTCGGGAAGCTATGAACTCACTACCGAAAATGCAGATGGATGTATAAAAAAGGATATAACAGAAGTAATTTTTAGTCCTCCAGCGATTGCAGATATCAAATATCAAGGTTCATCAGTGTATGAAATTCGTCTTTGTGATAGCTTAGGACAACAAACTATTAGTGGTTTTGATGTTTCTCATACAACAGATAACTCATATATTTGGAGAATAGCAGGAGACCCAACAATAATAGGTACAACTGCTAATTTGATAGTAGATAACTTTTCAGCTACTACAGTCTATGAGCTTGAAGTTGTTAATGCAGCTACTCAATGTAGTTCGGCAGGCAACGGAAGTACATTTGATGAAATAACAGTTATTTTTGATCCTACTCATGATGTAGATATTGTTTTTGATGGTGCTACTCCTGACGTAATAACTTTTTGTGACTCAGAAGGCGAACAAACTATAGAAGCATCTCTAACACCCCTTCCTAGTGATGTAACATATAAGTGGTTTAAGGATGGAGTATTAATGCCAACAGAAACTTCAAGTACACTTGTTGTAAATGAATTTTCTGCTACTACTCGTTATAGAGTGGAAGCTCTACGTCCTGATCAAACACTTTCTTGTCTTCAAACAGATGATATTGTAGTTACTTTTTATCCAGTAGCTCTCATACAACATGATGGATTAGTTAGTGATGATGAATTGTTTTTCTGTAATGCACAAGGCGCACAAACTATTCGTACAGGTATTGCAGATGATCCTCAATTAGAATATCAATGGAGAGATATTACAGACCCTGCCAATCCTGTGGATTTGGGTACAGACTTCGAATTGGTAATAGATAATTTTTCAAGCACTAGAGTTTATGAAATTACTATAACTGATTTAGAAAATGGAGCTAGTAATCCTTGTCCACTCACAGATGTAGTAACAGTTACTTTCTTTGGTAGTGAAATTAGAGAAGTAGGACAAACAAACGAACCAGATGAATTAACTTACTGTGCAGAAGATGGAATTAGAACATTAGAAGTTAATGTAACACCTAATTTACTTCCTTTTTCACAAATAAAATGGTTTGAGAAGAATGGCTCAGTTTTAACACAAGTGGGAACAGGGGCATCATTAAATGTAGATGAATTTCAACCAAATATTATAGTAACTAAAACCTATGTGGTTCAAATATCAAATCCACGAGTAGATTGTATTTCAGAAGATGAAATTATTATTAATTTTCTTCCTCCTTTAGGTCTTGGTTTAATAGGCAGCACAGATATTTGTGATGGAGACCAAACACCTATTACGTTTAGACTTAGTGGTTCTTTTCCAATGACACTTACTTATCGCAAAACTCCATTAATAGGAAGTCCTGTTATTGAACAAGTAATTGTGGGAACAGCTACAACTTCAAGTCCATTTGATTATATTGTACAATCACAAGGGGGAACATATCAAGCACTGGCACTTACAAATGACCTTTGTGAATTATCGCCAGTTCCTACCACAATAGTAGAAGTAACAGTTACTCCAAAACCAGACGTTACTATTTCTTCACCTGACACTTCCATTTGTGCTAATCAAACTACAAAATTTGTAGCAGAAGGAGCAACTAACTATGTATTCTATAAAAATGGATTGCCTATGCCAGCAGGCGCAGTTGCAAATGAATATGAACCTATTGCAGGTACTTTCCAAAATGGTGATAAAATTTGGGTCATCGGAGAAACAAATGGCTGTCCTGATACAAGCCGTATCATGACGATGATTGTCTATCCTCTGCCTGTGGTAGATTTAGGAGTCGATAAATATAAATGTAAAACTGATACTGCTTTTCTTGTCGCTCCTCAAGGAGATTTTATCTATGATTGGAAAAAAATAGATACAGATGGAAATCCTATTTCAGTAGGAAATGGCAACGATACTCTTTTTGTTTTAGATACAGGAACATATTTTATTCGATTAGAAAACGCTATCACACGTTGTTCTTCCATTAGTAACCGAGTAAAAGTATTCAATTTTGATGATGAAGTAGTTGTAGATTTGGGACAAGACCGAACCATTTGTTCTCCAGCTGATTTGCCTTATAGACTTATTGGAAGCGATTTATCACATCTTGCAGGAACAACTTATCAATGGTATGTAGCAGGACAAAATACAATAATTGGTACAGATTCAATATTTGATGTAACAGAAGAAAATACCTATAGCCTTGTTGTTCAAGACCCAAGAGGATGTCAGATTAGTGATACTGTTCGTATTAATTTTGCTCCTACTCCTGATTTTGTAATTACAGGACACGAAAATCCAAACTGTTCTACTTTTGATACCCTTCGTATTGAAAGAAGTAATGTTAAAGGAATGATTATCAATTGGTTTGGAAATGGAATTGTTTCTACTTCAGATTCTTCTAAAGTGGCTATTGTAAATGTAAGTGGAACATACACAGCCACCATAACTGATACCACAACAAGTGCAAATTGTTCTTATACTCAATCTGTGGAAGTTTTTGTTCGACCTAATATTGATTTAGGAATAACAACAACTGCCACAAGCGATACAATTCGTATTTGTGAAGGAGATTCGTTAGTTCTTGATGCCTTCCGTCCTGAACATAACAATAATTTTAATTATCAATGGAGAGTGATTGAAAGCAATACAGTAGTTTCTACAAAATCCAAAATTGCTATCAGACAGACTATGGTAGATAATTATATAGCCAATCGTTTTGAGGTAAAAGTAACTGACCCTAATCTAACTGGAGGAGGAAATTGTTCTATTTTAGATACAATTATTGTTCGTTTTGATAGAAAATCAGGTGTTCAGATTGATTCGAATTTTATCAAAACATTATGTCTAGGTCAAACACAAACACTTTCAGCTGTTGGCGCAGATTCCTACCAATGGAGTAATGGAGAAACAACTCAAACTATTGAAGTAACACCTACTCAAGCAGGTTTTTACACATTTATTGTGAAAGGAATTTTCTCTACTCCAAATCGTTGTGGAGCAAGTGCAGATACAATCAAATTTAGAGTTGTACCTGTCCCTGAGATTGATATTCCAGAAGAAGTAGTGATTTGTGAGAATGATTCGGTGGAAGTAGATGCCTTTTTGCCTTCTCATCAGCCTCGTTATGTGTATGAATGGAAAAATGAAAATACAGGAGAAATAATTGACACAACAGCTATTCATGTATTCAAACAAGACTCTTCAAATATCAATTATGAGCCTCAAACTTATAGAGTAGGCGTTTATGATACACTTGGTGGGGGACGTTGTGGGGCAGAAAGTCTGATTACTGTTACATTTAATCGTAGTGCGACTACAAAAATCATAGCTTCTGATACATTGGTTTGTGTAGGCGAACAAATTACGCTTCGTGCAACAGGAGCAACCAACTTTCTATGGAATACTGGTGAAACAACACAAGAAATAACGTTTTCTTCGGATTCAGCAGGTATTTTTAGGTATACAGTCATTGGAAGTTATGGAGATGGAACGAATACAAATGTATGCCAAAGCACAGAAAAGAGTATTTTGGTTCAATTTAAAGCTATTCCAACAGTTACATTGAATACTCCTGATAGTATCAGTATTTGTGCAGGTGAATCGGTTGAGTTTATTGCAAATGGAGGCGCAACATATATGTGGTCGCATTCCCCAACGGCAAGTGGAGATACTGTTGTGGTTAATCCAACCAACACAACAACCTATATTGTTACTGGTTTTGATACGTTGGGTTGTTCTTCTACTGATACTACAGTCGTTTTGGTGCAACCTAAAATAGATTTAGGCGCAGATAAGCAGCTTTGTGAAGGAGATACAGCCGTTATTGGTGCAGAGCGTCCAGAAGGAGCAACGTATTTATGGAATACAGGGCAAATTTCGGATTCTATTCGTGTCAGAAAAAGTGGTTTGTATTATGTAGAAGTGAGTATTAATGAATGTAGTTATACAGATAGCATTCGTGTTGATTTCAAAGAAGCACCTATGTTGTCAGCAAAAGATACGATTTTGTGTTTTGAAGATGAAAATTCAGACCGTATTTTACATCAAATTGGTGTAACCATCAATAATTATGATTCTACAGCAACATATCGTTACCAATGGTTTGATGAAAACAATGAACTGGTAGGACAAGATTCTTTGCTTTCTACTGAATTTGGAGGAACTTATCTAGTTAGAGTAACAGCAGCTTATCCAAGTGCGTGTAATGGAATTACTAGCTTAGAAATAGAATCAAATTGCGACCCTCAAATCTTTATTCCAAGTGCATTTACGCCAAACAATGACAATCTAAATGAAGAGTGGGAAATATTTGGACGTTTTTATTCTAACCTTCGTATAAAAGTCCTTGATCGTTGGGGAATGGAAGTATATTCAGCTCTTCAAAAAAGAAGTGATGATGAAATTACATTTTGGGACGGAACATACAAAGGCAAAAAAGTACCTGCTGGAGTGTATTACTACGAAGTAACTTATACAAATCCAACAGATAAAAGTAATACCATAAAACAAACTGGAACGGTTACTATTATTTATTAA
- a CDS encoding DUF4159 domain-containing protein, giving the protein MKYILIVLTLALFSFVPNKLILKPKATYKIAKLKYNGGGDWYSNKTSLPNLIEFCNENLKTQIDKEEEVVEVGSAELFSYPFVHMTGHGNVVFSAQEAQNLRNYLIGGGFLHIDDNYGMDKFVRLEMKKVFPELDFIELPYSHDVYTINYKFPDGLPKIHEHDGKPAQGFGLLYEGRLVCFYSYESDLGNGWEDSSIHNDPEEKRQAALKMGANLVLFAFVQLK; this is encoded by the coding sequence ATGAAATATATATTAATAGTTCTTACTCTAGCTTTATTTTCGTTTGTTCCAAACAAATTAATTCTAAAACCAAAAGCTACTTATAAAATAGCTAAGTTAAAATATAATGGTGGTGGAGATTGGTATTCAAACAAAACATCTTTACCTAACTTAATAGAATTTTGTAATGAGAATCTAAAAACACAAATTGATAAAGAGGAAGAAGTCGTAGAGGTAGGAAGTGCAGAGCTTTTTAGTTATCCTTTTGTACACATGACAGGGCATGGAAATGTGGTTTTTTCGGCACAGGAAGCTCAAAACCTTCGTAATTACTTAATTGGAGGAGGTTTTTTGCATATTGATGATAATTATGGAATGGATAAATTTGTTCGCTTAGAAATGAAAAAAGTATTTCCCGAATTAGATTTTATCGAACTGCCGTATTCTCATGATGTTTATACTATCAATTATAAATTTCCAGACGGACTTCCAAAAATCCACGAACATGACGGCAAACCTGCACAAGGTTTTGGTTTGCTTTATGAAGGTCGTTTAGTTTGTTTTTATTCGTATGAATCTGACTTAGGAAATGGTTGGGAAGATTCTTCTATCCACAACGACCCAGAAGAGAAACGCCAAGCTGCCCTAAAAATGGGTGCTAATTTGGTTTTGTTTGCTTTTGTGCAATTAAAGTAA
- a CDS encoding RsmE family RNA methyltransferase — protein MDTYFFYPDLELGQQITLPEEEAKHLKTLRVREGDFLDIVNGKGILAKGKVLSPNVKNSLIEITQIVSTEAKRPFYIHVAVAATKSSDRIEWFLEKAIEIGIDEISFIETSRSEYNHLKSDRLVKKSIAAIKQSLRATLPRINPPKEFKDFIKKYHSDRKNQTKHGEETLEIQRFIAYTPTDTNAVLENCATKNAYYLVLIGSEGGFSPEEVHQAQQSGFECVSLGEYRLRTETAALYSCMALNSLNRK, from the coding sequence ATGGATACTTATTTTTTCTATCCTGATTTAGAACTTGGACAACAAATTACACTTCCAGAAGAGGAAGCCAAACACCTCAAAACCCTTAGAGTAAGAGAAGGCGATTTTTTAGATATTGTAAATGGAAAAGGAATACTAGCAAAGGGAAAAGTGCTTTCGCCAAATGTTAAAAATTCATTGATAGAAATTACACAGATTGTAAGCACGGAAGCAAAACGTCCTTTTTACATTCATGTTGCTGTTGCTGCCACTAAAAGTTCGGATAGAATAGAATGGTTTTTAGAAAAGGCAATTGAAATTGGCATTGATGAAATTTCATTTATCGAAACAAGTAGAAGTGAATACAATCATCTAAAATCTGACCGATTAGTTAAGAAAAGTATTGCTGCAATCAAACAATCTTTGCGAGCAACACTTCCAAGAATAAATCCTCCTAAAGAATTTAAAGATTTTATAAAAAAATACCATTCTGATAGAAAGAACCAAACTAAACATGGCGAAGAAACGTTAGAAATTCAGCGTTTTATAGCTTATACGCCCACTGATACAAATGCTGTTTTAGAAAACTGTGCTACCAAAAATGCTTATTATTTGGTCTTGATAGGAAGTGAAGGTGGGTTTTCTCCTGAAGAAGTTCATCAAGCTCAACAATCTGGTTTTGAGTGTGTTAGTTTAGGAGAATACAGGCTACGAACAGAAACGGCAGCACTTTATTCGTGTATGGCTTTGAATAGTTTGAATAGGAAATAG
- a CDS encoding OmpH family outer membrane protein gives MKNTFTRSFYFALTLIISFVAFTSCQPKESKTANATNTTTSSSNSTNNGDIAYVNLDTLNTYYDYLVDIKNRTEKKQTEMRRQLEQSEIQLQSEAESFQKRASQGLLSENAAKKEQQDLQTKYQMLERQKGSMSEALMLQGEKDMNKAYSDIESVLEEYKAEKGYKVVLGTQKGMSMILYTDKELDITKTVLERLNAKYKAEKDSTETAQ, from the coding sequence ATGAAAAATACATTCACTCGTTCATTTTATTTCGCTCTTACATTAATTATTTCTTTTGTCGCTTTTACAAGTTGCCAACCAAAAGAATCTAAGACTGCAAATGCTACTAATACCACTACTAGCTCATCAAATTCTACAAACAATGGCGATATTGCTTATGTAAATCTTGATACGCTTAACACATATTATGATTATTTGGTAGACATAAAAAACAGAACAGAAAAGAAACAAACAGAAATGAGAAGACAGTTAGAGCAAAGCGAAATTCAATTACAGAGTGAAGCTGAAAGTTTTCAAAAACGTGCTTCTCAAGGTCTTTTATCTGAAAATGCTGCAAAAAAAGAACAACAAGATCTTCAAACAAAATATCAAATGTTAGAAAGACAAAAAGGTTCTATGTCAGAAGCTCTTATGTTGCAAGGTGAAAAAGATATGAACAAAGCATACTCAGATATTGAGTCTGTTTTGGAAGAATACAAAGCTGAAAAAGGATATAAAGTTGTTTTAGGAACTCAAAAAGGCATGTCTATGATTCTTTATACAGATAAAGAATTAGATATTACAAAAACTGTTTTGGAGCGTTTAAATGCAAAATACAAAGCTGAAAAAGATAGTACAGAAACAGCTCAATAA